From the genome of Campylobacter sp. RM16189, one region includes:
- a CDS encoding flagellin, with the protein MKLAGYSANLNNHYLEQAKNSSDKALKNIAAERSISGIDSANLIIADNLKTQSSVLEQGIANANDAIAMLQIADSTLANITKSADRINELSVSFNNAALNSDQRRMIRSEATALVKSMNDSLSQASFNGKNIFSGEMNFLTENGMQGLNLSSINSSDIDVANQDSIHKFISNVNSLRAEIGSIQNAMISGINSSLTKNVALKSSENNMLNNDMAKNINDLNSNNLKLNASIMAQAHNNVNLQNQVTRLLG; encoded by the coding sequence CGATAAAGCGTTAAAGAATATAGCTGCCGAGCGTTCTATAAGTGGCATAGATAGTGCTAATTTAATAATAGCTGATAATTTAAAAACTCAAAGCTCTGTACTAGAGCAGGGTATTGCAAATGCAAATGACGCTATAGCGATGCTTCAAATCGCGGATAGCACTCTTGCAAATATCACAAAGAGCGCAGATAGGATAAACGAGCTATCCGTGTCTTTTAATAATGCCGCTTTAAATAGCGACCAAAGAAGAATGATAAGAAGTGAGGCTACAGCTTTAGTAAAATCTATGAACGATAGTCTTTCTCAAGCAAGCTTTAACGGAAAGAATATCTTTAGTGGTGAGATGAACTTTTTAACTGAAAACGGCATGCAAGGGCTAAATTTATCATCCATTAACTCATCTGATATTGATGTGGCTAATCAAGATAGCATACATAAATTTATATCCAATGTAAATTCACTACGCGCAGAGATTGGATCAATTCAAAACGCAATGATTTCTGGCATAAATTCTAGTTTAACTAAAAATGTAGCGCTTAAATCAAGTGAAAATAATATGCTAAATAATGATATGGCTAAAAATATAAATGACCTAAATAGCAATAATTTAAAACTAAATGCGTCCATTATGGCTCAAGCGCATAACAACGTAAATTTACAAAATCAAGTCACTAGACTGCTTGGATAG